A window of the Gossypium hirsutum isolate 1008001.06 chromosome A03, Gossypium_hirsutum_v2.1, whole genome shotgun sequence genome harbors these coding sequences:
- the LOC121217928 gene encoding protein Ycf2-like, translating to MSPCIIWIPNIHDLDVNKANYLSLGLLVNYLSKDCERCSTRNILVIASTHIPPKVDPTLIAPDKLNTCIKIRRLLIPQQRKHFFTLSYTRGFHLEKKMFHTNGFGSITVGSNARDLVALTNEALSISITQKKSIIDTNTIRSALHRQTWDLRSQVRSVQDHGILFYQIGRAVVQNVLLSNCPLDPISIYMKKKSCNEGDSYLYKWYFELGTSMKKLTILLYLLSCSAGSVAQDLWSLPRPDEKNGITSYGFVENDSDLVHGLLDVEGALVGSSQTEKDCGQFDNDRVTLLLRSELVNPLYMMQNGSYKSARKISSI from the coding sequence ATGTCTCCTTGCATAATATGGATTCCAAACATTCATGATCTGGATGTGAATAAGGCGAATTACTTATCCCTCGGTCTATTAGTGAACTATCTCTCCAAGGATTGTGAAAGATGTTCCACTAGAAATATTCTTGTTATTGCTTCAACTCATATTCCCCCAAAAGTGGATCCCACTCTAATAGCCCCGGataaattaaatacatgtatTAAGATACGAAGGCTTCTTATTCCACAACAACGAAAGCACTTTTTCACTCTTTCATATACTAGGGGATTTCacttggaaaagaaaatgtttcatACTAATGGATTCGGGTCCATAACAGTGGGTTCCAATGCACGAGATCTTGTAGCACTTACCAATGAGGCCCTATCGATTAGTATTACACAGAAGAAATCAATTATAGACACTAATACAATTAGATCTGCTCTTCATAGACAAACTTGGGATTTGCGATCCCAGGTAAGATCGGTTCAGGATCATGGGATCCTTTTCTATCAGATAGGAAGGGCTGTTGTACAAAATGTACTTCTAAGTAATTGCCCcttagatcctatatctatctaTATGAAAAAGAAATCATGTAACGAAGGGGATTCTTATTTGTACAAATGGTACTTCGAGCTTGGAACGAGCATGAAGAAATTAACGATACTTCTTTATCTTTTGAGTTGTTCTGCCGGATCGGTCGCTCAAGACCTTTGGTCTCTACCCAGACCCGATGAAAAAAATGGGATCACTTCTTATGGGTTCGTTGAGAATGATTCTGATCTAGTTCATGGCCTATTAGATGTAGAAGGCGCTCTGGTGGGATCCTCACAGACAGAAAAAGATTGCGGTCAGTTTGATAATGATCGAGTGACATTGCTTCTTCGGTCCGAGCTGGTGAATCCCTTATATATGATGCAAAATGGATCTTATAAGTCTGCACGTAAGATATCCAGCATCTGA
- the LOC121217929 gene encoding ATP synthase subunit a, chloroplastic has product MIYSVKDSPSRKRRLNQNNSFFLSKVLFLSEGNMNGISNALNGLYDISGVEAGQHFYWQIAGFQVRAQVLITSWVVIAILLGSAVIAVRNPQTIPTAGQNFFKYVIEFIRDVSKTQIGEEYGPWVPFIGTMFLFIFVSNWSSALLPWKIIQLPHGELAAPTNDINTTVALAILTSVARSYARTSCIAE; this is encoded by the exons ATGATATATTCTGTTAAAGACAGTCCTTCGC GCAAGAGAAGATTGAATCAAAATAATTCCTTTTTTTTAAGTAAAGTTCTATTTCTGTCAGAGGGCAATATGAATGGTATATCAAATGCACTAAACGGGTTATACGATATCTCTGGTGTGGAAGCAGGCCAACATTTCTATTGGCAAATAGCAGGTTTCCAAGTCCGTGCCCAAGTACTTATTACCTCTTGGGTTGTAATTGCTATCTTATTAGGTTCCGCCGTTATCGCTGTTCGGAATCCACAAACCATTCCAACCGCCGGTCAAAATTTCTTCAAATATGTTATTGAATTCATTCGAGACGTAAGCAAAACTCAGATTGGAGAAGAATATGGTCCATGGGTTCCCTTTATTGGAACtatgtttctatttatttttgtttctaacTGGTCGAGTGCTCTGTTACCTTGGAAAATCATACAATTACCTCATGGAGAGTTAGCCGCACCCACAAATGATATAAATACTACTGTTGCTTTAGCTATACTCACGTCAGTAGCAAGAAGTTATGCGAGGACATCCTGTATTGCTGAATAG